Part of the Lolium rigidum isolate FL_2022 chromosome 6, APGP_CSIRO_Lrig_0.1, whole genome shotgun sequence genome, CCAGTTTGAtgttttatagataggtcaaacctttgatattatttttcttactaaatggttggactatgatgtttctatgcataatgttgtagagctcgttgtcgtgattccaacgagcccaagatcatcgaaatcggagtctggATGCAGACGTTATCGCATTTTCGGCGTGTGGCTTGGTAGGCCGAGTGCTGCTGCCGAGCAGCCCGGTACCTGGCCCGGCATGCCGGGTAGGATACCGAAAATTCCGGTACCTGCCGGGTCCAGGCTCGATTTtggcccaaacggtcatatttttgaggggctataaaaggggcttcttccccattgttcttagAGTTCTTTAGCACGTttttaccaccattgttgaacctcttgagcttgcttcctctctgttctctcctatgattcttgcatattttttgggggatttgaaagagaagatctagatctacaacctcctccAATCcactcctcctctaagtgaggaaaactctttggatctagatcttggagtcatttgttgatttcatccattgttcttcctctctaattccatcctagcatttgttgctttggtgggaattGAGTGTGAaagatttgaacacctttggtgttcttactttccatcattgcatagtgttgagctctccaccacgatttgttcgagtgagagaccgtgggcTTGTTaaccttggagggtgacctcctagttggcttggttggtgtcccggcgaccccttcgtggaagattgtgaagaggcccgggcttctccttcgtggagcttgtgcagtgattttggagcttgccatctccggagtggaggaaaagctagccataagtaAAGGgcaattccttcgtgggataggctcggagaagaaggtgagccttcgtggcgttgagaaatccttcgtgggatccccacctctccaaacgtgacgtactttCTTGCAAAGAAAGAGAACACAAGAATGCATctccgtctccgcgtgcctcggttatttctataccgagTTACTTTCCTTTGTGATAGTCATCAAGCTTGAAGTatttattatatcttgctatcacttattattcatgtatatcttgtgcttatcttgcttagctctagttgtcgttgttgcacttagttgagcctagcatatttaggttttgtgcttgtaaaataaacgttagttaaatttcgcattcttacaagccaaattgtGAGattttttaaaacgcctattcatccccctctaggcgacatctcgtcctttcactgaggagcgggcggatccaacCTGGGCGGCCACCGGCAACGATGCCTGGTGGGTCGCCTACTTCCAGGCGCAGCACAACTCAAGATGAACAGCACCGCCGGGGCGGAACAGCCGGAACAAGGACGGGTGCGTCctcttctggggcgttccggggcgcaccctggaTAACATCATCgatggcatccgcaacggcgctccaaggttggagacgccgtcctcgccgccaccatctcccgcagCGCGctagcagccgaggaggacgtactcatcttcctccaactcttcctcgtCAGGGCCgccccgatcgacgccgtcctcctcgCACAACGCCGCACCCTACATCGTCcccaagcgcgaggtgaaggaggagccggagttcgCGGCGCCGCCTGTCAATCCGAGGGGCGGCCGCAGCGGCAGCCGACAGCAGCAAAGACGCGGTggcgcgccctcctcatcccgaagccggaggtgaaggaggagcaggacgacgaggcagccgggaaggcggcgctgctagcagagtacgagcggcagcagcgactCATCgcgagcagcgacgaccccgaggactgcccagtgcTGGACGCGACGTTCGCggcgtcgctgaacgacaaggacgcttggaggggcgacctcgacgcggcaatcaccatgtccatccgcgaagccgctcgtcgacctcaccgacgacgacgaggctGGACCAAGCGGCGGGATGAAGGACGAGCCcctcgacgagcccgacgagcgcgtcaagcaggagatcgtcaccgacgacatataCAACTTCTACCAGTAGTACGACGCTTCTGGCCATCGCAAGTACTACTATATTAGGTTTTAatttaaatttcatcgaatttcgttcgaatctatgtaatatataggtaatatatagcaagtttaaATAAATTCGTTTAAGTTTTAAACATGTGATTTTTTTTGGAGGGTCGCAACATCCCCAAAAAAGGTACAAACGAAACGGACCATGCTTCGGTGACTTTCCTAGTCCATAAAGtcagtgactttgagtcacttataAGTGGGTTGAAGTGGAACCCTTCATTATGTGGACCCCACCTGGTTCCACTTGTAAGTGATTCAGAGTCGGTGACTTTGTGGGGTGGCAAAGTCAGTGAAGCTCAATACAACGAAACATGTCCACCAACCACTTCTTTCCCCGCTGTCCGCTAGCCATCTCCAGTCGCAAATCCAGCCGATGGAGGACGGCGCCGGAATGCCCCGCCGCCGTAGCCCACCCCTGCATCCCCAGATCCAGGTGAGAGACGAGGGAGCTGGAGTGGACGGCCGCCGCAACCCGCGCCTCCATCCTCAAATCCAGGCGAGTGATGAGGGCAGCGGAATGGCCCACCACAGCAGCCTGCGTCTTCATCCCCAAATCCACGCGAGCGAGGATGGCGCCCGATCGACCCGCACCTCGCCGGTGGAGTCTGCATCCCTGCCGGACGACGACGATATGCTGCGGGAGATCCTCCTCCGTCTTCCCCCGCAGCCGTCCTCCCTACCCCGCGCCTCCGCGGTCTGCAAGCGTTGGCGGGGAATCGTCACCGGCCCCAAGTTCCACCGCCAGTTCCGCGCTCACCACGGGAAGCCCCCACTTGTCGGCCTATTCCACTTCGGCAACCAGGGGATCGTGTTCAAACCCATCCTGGACCCTCCTGACTGCATCCCTTCCCAGCGATTCCACCTTGGATTCCAGACCTGGCATTACAATTTGCTCGATTGCCGCCACGGTCTCGTCCTTGTCGAAAACTCCAGTCAAGATGAGGTTGTTGTGTGCAACCCCATTACCGGCCACCAGCACTGCTTGGCTGTTCCGTCCGAGTTAAGGATGGGCCACCTCGGAGGGGCGGTGCTCTGCGCTGCGGGTGACCATGGCCACGTCCAGGGCGGCTGCCACCGGAACCCCTTCAAGGTGGTGTTGGTGTCCACGGCTAGAAGTGCTAATCAACCCCTCGCTTGTGTTTACTCTTCGGAGACTGCCATATGGGGCAATGTCATCTCAGTAGAGGCTACATGTCAGTTTTTCTATGTCGGTGTTCCTCCGACACTTATCGGTAGTGCGCTCTACTGGTTGTCCACGAGTGATGCCATGCTTAAATTTGATTTGGATGAGCACATCCCAGCTGTGATTAGTGTGCCTCCCTTTACAGATGATATCCACTATCGAAACTGTCGGATCATCCAGGCTGAGGATGGCGCTATTGGCTTCGCCATGTTGTCTTATCCTTGCTTCCAAATGTGGCAGAGGAACGTCAATGGTCATGGTGTTGCCACATGGCTGCCTTCGAAGACCATTGACATGCATGCAGTTCTAGGACTCCCTTCTCTAGTGTCGGGATGGCTGCTGGGGCATGATGAGGATGCTGATGAAATTTTTGTATATGTGGGAACCAATGTCTATGGGGTTCAACTTAAGTTGATGCAGTCCAGGAAACTTCATGAATCCAGTTGTCTCAATCCCCGCTATCCTTTCAAGAGTTTCTATACACCAGGTGATTGCTCATCTTTAGTCCTTATATTGTAGGCTTAACCTAGTATGGTTATGTTTTGTACATGATTGCTCGGATACCTTCATTGTGCTTCTCAAGTCACTAACAACTTAAGCTTAATCAGGAATTATCGATTTGCTAGACAATCAAACTTATAACTGTATTCTTATATGTTAGTATTAGTTGTATTATTCATGGTAGATCTAAATCTAATGCCAAATGAGTAAAGATATAAAATCAAATGTCAATTAATAACTTGGTTGGTATGTTTGGAATCTCATTGCTAGTTGTATTATTTTATCCATTACTTGTATCGGCTCTAGTCTTGCTACTTTTACTGAATCCATACCCTCTGAAATAATAAAATTTTCCTTGTCGCTTGATGAAGACCCTGAAAAATTAATGGTTTTTCTTCTCTTGAATTAAGGTCCGTGTATTTTAAATCGAATGTCCAAGGTCTTCTATTGCTGGAGTTTATTAGCTTCGCCATGTTTTAATTTTGTCTGCCTGACATGAAGGGGGATAGTTTATACTAGAGTCCTTTTTTATTCTTATCAGCTAAATTCGTCATTATGAGGTAGCTAACTATAATACTATCAGGAATATGGCTTGCACTTTACAATAGATGTAGTTTTGTTTTCTATTGCTAGTATCAAAAGCGAAATATAGATTGTCTATATGAGTTAAAAGGTGAGTTGTTTGGCTCAAGTTTTATTTGTCAGCTCATGTATGTGACTGACTCAATGTTACTTCTCGTATCCATTTGTCTTTTCCTCAAAACTGTGAATTGTCTAACTTGTTATGCTTCTTTGCACAGCGATTCACGAAGGTGACGAAGCTGACATGTTGCACGATCCATAGGACGACTATGTCTGGTTTGGTGTGCTAATGTGCTGAAAGGGTTCTGAAGGTAAAGACCATCTTCTAAATATAGCTTGTGAGATTTGTCATgtcttattcttttttttttttggaaaatatctGGCCGCCAACTATGGGTTGCACCCTCAAACTACTTCCATTCGGCAATAGGGATTCACGCATATCAATGCCAATGCAAACTATTAAAATGAAGGTGATGCCAAGTAAAAACTAAGAAGATACTCTTTGGATTGTAAATGATTCCATATTATccaggtgttggtgttggtgttggtgttggtgttggtgttggaatGTCCTCACGCCTAGGCCATGCCCAGAGTTCTCTGTTGGTTTAGCTGTTTCATAATTGTTAAGTTGAAAGCAATATATAAGTGTCCTATTTGTTACTACAGACATCAGTCACATCATTCAACTTGCACGGCAAATTTGTGTGAAATGACTGACAGGTTTATTCCGTTGTCATCGTGTTCCTATGAGCTGCAGCCTGCTGCTACAGAGCTCCTTTCCATGTTGTTAAGCTGATGATGAGTTTGTTTCTCCAGGTGAAGGGATGGCTGCTGCGGTTCTCGACGAGTGCGGTCGGCAGTGTTAACATGTTATCTGCATTCTTTTTTTTAACCCTAGACTAAGCCTATCATGTGAATACGTGATGATGTCTTTCTTGAATATTTGTCCCTTCCAGTTTTTTGCCTACTGTGTGTGATATTTTTTCAAGTGATGCTGGGCATTCCTTTTGGGTTGATGATGTACACTAGGGTACCTGTGCAGCCAGTTAATTCGCTTCTGTAGCCCATGTAAGATAGTTGGTGACTATGGTTTGGGTACACTGAATGAATACTGACGAGGAGCCCTGTTTCTTCAGTCGGGTAATAAGAGTACGCAGTGGTCCTACTGATACGATTTAGGATTATGAACTCTCAGCATTCAATCGCCTAAGCTGTAACAACTTAACTTATTGATGTCCCAAGCATATTGGTTCTCCATGTCCAAGATGATTCATGAACATTTGTGGTCCGTTTCTCGTCTTGGCAAAGTGTAAATGTGTGGATATATTTGGCTAGTGAGCCAGCATATTGGATGGTGGCTAGGTTGCACCGTTGATTCAACTCCTCAAACAGTTTGAATAGGAGTAGTACTTTTTTTTCCGGATTTGCTAAGTCTCAAGTCACCTACAAAACAGTGCTTTAGTTGCACTTTTCAGTTTAAAAAGCGTAATTGCATTTTTTTACCAGAAAAATGCAACTGGACTAAGTTACATGTTTCTTTGAACTACAGTTTTACTTTTCTAAGGTGACTGAGATTTAAAAAATTCTCAgctgagacataggcacaccctacTTTTTTTTTGCTGAACAAGGGGTAGCGCTGTTCATTCTGACCATATGTGTCATGTGTGTTCTCTTCTAAGGTAACATGCTTAACTTTTGTTGAGATTTCAGCTCTGACCACTAACTAACACCTAGCAGATCAAGCTTGTCTTGGACTTAAGCTTTGGTTTGACAAGTGATACCCGAAATATTCAACTTGCTCTGACCAAGTTGGCACGGCACAACACAACACAGCCGGAAGTTGTCAGCTGACTTGTGGTAATCTTGGTGTCATATTCGTATCCTCATATTCACTGTAGCTTCACCACACCAATAATCTTTAGTTCAGAATTCGATGGCGAAGCGAAAGCCTTTAGTAAGATACGCTGACGCTGATGGTGGTTAGAGATAGAGATACTGTATTGCGGAATCGCACGAGGCTTATTATACATAGCCTTCTTCCCGGATCTTGCTGAGGCTGTGGCTAGAAGGTTCGGAAACGGTGGTGGGAGGAAGGCTTTCGATTCGAGGCAGCTTTCGCAAGGTCCACTAGATTAGTATACCGGCATGCTTCTCTGCCATGTAGTTAGTACTGAGACGGCGACCACCGGCAGTCAGCCAGTTACACATGCAAGCAGACGAAATCTACGAATTGGGAAACAAGATCTTAGCCGAAAGTTACATATAGTACTCCACTAATTTCGAACGCCTAAAAGTGGTCGCGACCGTCCGTTTCCATCGTCcacggacatattttgtccgcgcgtccgtttacaAGAAAACTATACAAAGCAAATATAGTAGTACACCTGGGTGTGCttccaccggggcgacccatttttagatttgcaacatatttgAAAGCAAATATAGTAGTACATTTAAATGCatagaaactatacaaagtagttcttgaatctagactacttgctgcctgacgggctggccccgtcgttgcgtcgctccctcgtctgcttctccgccgcctccgtgCGGCCActagggctcggtgcgccgccgcgtcctcttgcaagcactgctgcagcctcgcgttggcggcgtcatCCTTGAGCGTCTTGAAGGACTCGACTATAGCTCTCTGCTccaccgccctctcctccggggtagacgcatcagggtcatcggaagaccatgatatgtcggagtcggagtcctctgcggcagcggcggccgccaccctACGCTGTTCCAGCTTGGCATcgaccgccgcatgggccgcccgctcctcctctgcttccttctccgcttcagccagggtcgcggcgtccctgaccgggtcgaggaggtcggtgctgtcgtcggagtcgaactcctcgtcagagctcgaggccgggggaagtggagtgggaggtggaggtggaggcgtggcagcctggccgcggccggcgctgctcatggtggctccgGCGGAGTCTGAGCGGCAGcgacgctacggtggaggttgtgcggcggctagggttttgtggggaggagatgagatgctcgtgcccctgtttatatagatcggaggcagggcgacggccgcggtaCGCGTGTCATCGCCATTACTtcatgcgcagaggtaggcgacggccgtgcgccacgcgaggcatcgccatttacgcggccagACTGCGAAGCGATGCCTCAGCGCCattactggcggagaagacgcatcgatgctgggtcactgccaggcagGGCCAGACGAAACGTCCACCAGATGCGAGCGGACATTTAAGCCAAATTTGCGTCGCTACGGACTGCTCGGTCACTTTACGTCGGCCCATTGGAGATACCTGAAACGGTATGTTGCAGCGGACTGAGACCCTCATCCTGATCGATCGGTGCGCACATGCTTGGGCGGACCCCTGAGAAGACTATTCCCCGCCAcccgcgagcgaggaggagcccgGCAGAAAGGAACCCACGTCGCCGTCAGGCGAAAAGGCGTCGGAGCACTGATACGAGCCATGGAGATTGAAACGTTTTCCAGCTTCTTCGGACGATTGATTCTACTTGCAGTAGCTTTCTTTTTAACGGACTTGCGGTAGCTTCAGTGCTCGTCTTCGTGGGAGACCAGCTCGGCCACTTTTTGTATTTCACTCCAGACAGACTGAAGTGGATCTCTCGATCACTTTGATGGTTACTAGGCAAGTGTATCTTCTCGTTCCTTGATCATAGTCGCCCGTGTCAATCAATGGCAGCTCTACGAAATTCCAACTTGGTATTTATTTTGCCAAAATCGTCACTGTTTTTTGCTAACATCGTCAAAATCATTGGTACCTTTTTCGAAGTGGGGTACccctgcctctgcatcaattgatgcatacggctTTTTATTAAAACTAgcacaatacccgtgcgttgctacggactgATAATATTACAGATAATATACATGAAATAATTATGGAGTGAGTGTGTAATTATATATATTAGTAAAGAAAATTCattgtatttttattttgctacaaatTGCATTAAAAGGTGACATGTGTCCATTTAATAGTCTTGGGAGCTCAACAATTACCACACATTCTCAAGGACACGTTTGTCCACCTCCCAAGTTATTCATATGCAATTTTCATTGACAATCCAATTTTGAAAATCTCCTTATTTTAGAATAACAATTCAAATATAAGCATTGTGGTGATAGTAAACTTAACCGTATTTCAAATTATTAAATTGTCATAGTCCACATTCATATTCAAACTATTGTGGATCTTATATGGTGAGACAACAATATTGGAGTGCATTGAAATTCAACAACATTGATATTGCCAACTACTACCAGTTTCTTGTTCTTTCTTCTAAAAAAAAGGTGGCTACATCTAGTTCAAAGGAATGTTTACCGAGTTTCGAGATTCAAGTTTCTTTTAACCATCCATATTTTTCAGAAATACAGGTTGCCTATCAACCGAAAGTAGGATGCAGCAGTCAGTCATAACCGAGGTCTTGATGACTGGACTATATAACCGGCTACTACCTGCCTCTTGTATTTATGTCTTTTTTTCATACGTATCTGTTGCCGTTGCTCAACTTGAGATCAGAGAATAGACATTGGTTGCTGCATTGTGATGATCGTGTTGCTCCCGCCCACCTCAAAGCCGTCTCGGTGAGACGGTGACCCAAACGGCAGCGCCGACCAAGGGACTGCGAGTTCCGTGAGTTCATTCTCCCTCAAGGCGGCTTCCTGTGACCAGAACGGTACGGCCCCGCGTCCAGGTCGGGTGGCTCGAGCGCAGCGGTTAGGTACACTCTTTCCGCGTCCTTGTTCTGGTCGGAAggaggccggggatggcgtgtgtGGCCCTGCCGCTGCCGAAGCTGGTCAGCCAACCATACGCGCAGACGAAGGAGACGGACGCCATGAGTATAAGCACAGGTCGTTTGATGCGGGTGCTTCCTATTTCGTCCAGATCAATGGGAAAGCAATGCGAGGTGAGTGTCGAGAGGGATTTGCATGGAGTAATCGAGCAGGGAAGTCTGGCATTCCTCGCGTGCGCGCGTAGGCCTGCTTCTCGTGCTCATCCACGCCACAATCGCCGACCACGATGCCGTCACACGCCTAACAGAGCTGAGCTCGCCCGCTGATGCCGTGGCTGGGAGGCAGGCCACCGCCCGAGCGTGACACTGCCCAAGCAGACAAAGTCGTTTTGTCAGTGAAACAACGGTGGCAATGTCATTCAACGGCTCGGGATCGGCGCCGGCGGCGCATGGCCTTGCAGGATCTGCTCCAACCTCCGATGATGAAGATCAACAAACTTGCACACTGCACCAATTCTCTCTTCCGATTTCTTCCCAGCGGTGTGGTGGAGTCCGGCGTGAAGTTCAGGCGACGAACGCTCGCCGTCGGAGCTCACCTATATATGATAAGCTTGCAACTCTCGATTGTCTTCGTAATTTTTCATAGAAGAAGAACCGCTCGCCGTCGGAGCTCACGTATCTGATAAGGAACTCCCGATTGTGATCTTATGTTTCGCTAGAGATGACAGGATCAAGGAAGTCTAGTCGCTTGGGATTCGGGATTGGATAGGTCTCTATGACACGGTCATGATTTCCAACACGGGAATAACGGAGAAAAATCAAAGATTGGAATTAGGCCTTTTTGACGGACGAAAGTTCAGTCGTGGTCTTTTTTTCGTGTGGGCTTTTTTTCGTGTGGGCTTTTTTTCGTGTGGGCTAACATGTACGTGTTTGGGTGACACGATCAGAACACTATTGATTTTGAACGAGTGTTGCCGTCTCCAAAACAGACACGCGTGTTTTCGATCGGAAGTAAGCCGCTCGATTTCCTCCGGTGGCAACTTCCCTATTTTTATTTCCTTGCTTATGGGCCTCTCATCATTATGAATATCTATTTGAGTCTAAATAAAAGCTGGCCCAGgtgtgacaccaggcagccacctattgcaatttaatagtaaagataagtcACACCATAACAGTAGTAACAGTACACAATTATTACAGCTCATGGATCACTTAGAGTCTCAACATGGATAAGCCACCTAAAAAAAGCTAGAAGAAAAAAGCGATGTATCATCATGATGTGAGCCTTTTCTCAGACCGCCAACCGCACTGGCGATGTCCCTGGTGTCAATGTTGTCCAGAAGCATAGAACTTGAGACCTTTCGATTCTGATAACATATAcaattgttgtaggagaattagTATTAGTCATACAATTGATGTACTATTAAAGTCCAAACTGATCAAATTGGCTAGACAATATATCAATATTCAACATCTTGTGTCTCTCGTCATCTCGTTCTCGGAACCATTCCATTGTTAGAGAGCCAACAATGCTGCTGTTGCGTGATATATTCTTGCCTCGTGCATCTTTACCCAGCTAGTAGAGTCATACCTATAGAAGACGTTTTACTCagtatacttttttttttttgaacagggtcgGTCCCGAAGGACCCAGAAGCTCGATTAACTAAAAGCGGTGGAGTTACAACTTACAGCACAGACCACAAGAAAATCAGAAATTACAACAAAGTCTTCACATTTTGCACTAGGGACCCTAGATCTAAAACTGAGTGTGCAATCAGGTCCAGCTCCTTCTCCACCGCATCGCTGCATCACATCATAGCCAAGAACGCCATCGCCGGGGACATTACCACTTGGGACGGAGCTCCGGGAGCCTACTGTGATGGAGCAAAGAGGCCTCCGCTTTGGCACGACAGCCTGGAGGTAGAAGAATACCTGCAACCACCGGTCGGAAGAAACCGTCGCTGGTGACAGAGGGTGGAGGGGTCGCCCTTCGACCATCAGAGACAGCAGCCAAGACGGAGCTGCTGTGGATGCCCTCCCAAACGAAGCTTCATAGATTCCCTGGCGCTGACCCGCCATCGAGCAGCCAAGGATTGCAAACTGACTTCCCTCAACGTCACCATGACGAGAG contains:
- the LOC124661754 gene encoding uncharacterized protein LOC124661754 isoform X3, which produces MEDGAGMPRRRSPPLHPQIQVRDEGAGVDGRRNPRLHPQIQASDEGSGMAHHSSLRLHPQIHASEDGARSTRTSPVESASLPDDDDMLREILLRLPPQPSSLPRASAVCKRWRGIVTGPKFHRQFRAHHGKPPLVGLFHFGNQGIVFKPILDPPDCIPSQRFHLGFQTWHYNLLDCRHGLVLVENSSQDEVVVCNPITGHQHCLAVPSELRMGHLGGAVLCAAGDHGHVQGGCHRNPFKVVLVSTARSANQPLACVYSSETAIWGNVISVEATCQFFYVGVPPTLIDDIHYRNCRIIQAEDGAIGFAMLSYPCFQMWQRNVNGHGVATWLPSKTIDMHAVLGLPSLVSGWLLGHDEDADEIFVYVGTNVYGVQLKLMQSRKLHESSCLNPRYPFKSFYTPAIHEGDEADMLHDP
- the LOC124661754 gene encoding uncharacterized protein LOC124661754 isoform X1 — encoded protein: MEDGAGMPRRRSPPLHPQIQVRDEGAGVDGRRNPRLHPQIQASDEGSGMAHHSSLRLHPQIHASEDGARSTRTSPVESASLPDDDDMLREILLRLPPQPSSLPRASAVCKRWRGIVTGPKFHRQFRAHHGKPPLVGLFHFGNQGIVFKPILDPPDCIPSQRFHLGFQTWHYNLLDCRHGLVLVENSSQDEVVVCNPITGHQHCLAVPSELRMGHLGGAVLCAAGDHGHVQGGCHRNPFKVVLVSTARSANQPLACVYSSETAIWGNVISVEATCQFFYVGVPPTLIGSALYWLSTSDAMLKFDLDEHIPAVISVPPFTDDIHYRNCRIIQAEDGAIGFAMLSYPCFQMWQRNVNGHGVATWLPSKTIDMHAVLGLPSLVSGWLLGHDEDADEIFVYVGTNVYGVQLKLMQSRKLHESSCLNPRYPFKSFYTPAIHEGDEADMLHDP
- the LOC124661754 gene encoding uncharacterized protein LOC124661754 isoform X2, with the protein product MEDGAGMPRRRSPPLHPQIQVRDEGAGVDGRRNPRLHPQIQASDEGSGMAHHSSLRLHPQIHASEDGARSTRTSPVESASLPDDDDMLREILLRLPPQPSSLPRASAVCKRWRGIVTGPKFHRQFRAHHGKPPLVGLFHFGNQGIVFKPILDPPDCIPSQRFHLGFQTWHYNLLDCRHGLVLVENSSQDEVVVCNPITGHQHCLAVPSELRMGHLGGAVLCAAGDHGHVQGGCHRNPFKVVLVSTARSANQPLACVYSSETAIWGNVISVEATCQFFYVGVPPTLIGSALYWLSTSDAMLKFDLDEHIPAVISVPPFTDDIHYRNCRIIQAEDGAIGFAMLSYPCFQMWQRNVNGHGVATWLPSKTIDMHAVLGLPSLVSGWLLGHDEDADEIFVYVGTNVYGVQLKLMQSRKLHESSCLNPRYPFKSFYTPGDEADMLHDP